Proteins encoded within one genomic window of Cyanobium sp. Tous-M-B4:
- a CDS encoding CrcB family protein yields MAAGASEADALLVAIGAVPGAWLRFRVVDHLEPVLPSRHWGTFGVNVIACFALGLIVGLEQSCGEASRRALLLIGTGFLGSFSTFSSFSAELWSELGKRHWREAAVLAGGSVTGGLLAMLAGLSLGAQP; encoded by the coding sequence ATGGCCGCAGGAGCATCAGAGGCCGATGCCCTCCTGGTGGCGATCGGCGCCGTTCCCGGCGCCTGGCTCCGCTTCCGGGTGGTGGATCACCTGGAGCCCGTGCTGCCCAGCCGGCACTGGGGCACCTTTGGGGTGAATGTGATCGCCTGCTTTGCCCTAGGGCTGATTGTGGGCCTAGAGCAGAGCTGCGGCGAAGCTTCCCGCAGAGCACTGCTTCTGATCGGCACCGGCTTCCTGGGTAGTTTCAGCACCTTCTCTAGCTTCAGCGCCGAGCTCTGGAGCGAGCTGGGCAAGCGGCATTGGCGCGAGGCTGCCGTGCTCGCTGGCGGATCGGTGACCGGAGGTCTGCTGGCGATGCTGGCGGGCCTCAGCCTGGGCGCTCAGCCGTGA
- a CDS encoding DUF2811 domain-containing protein, whose product MLQIPDHAPAFVSVENQFPEELYDAMREFVRVHPQWDQYRLMQAALAGFLFQHGCPDRAVARHYLDGLFRRQEPDPSATRP is encoded by the coding sequence ATGCTCCAGATCCCGGACCACGCCCCCGCCTTTGTTTCGGTCGAAAACCAGTTCCCTGAGGAGCTGTACGACGCCATGCGGGAGTTTGTCCGGGTTCACCCGCAGTGGGATCAATACCGCCTGATGCAGGCAGCCCTGGCCGGCTTCCTCTTCCAGCACGGCTGCCCAGACCGGGCCGTGGCTCGCCATTACCTCGACGGACTATTCCGCCGCCAAGAACCTGATCCCTCCGCAACCAGGCCCTGA
- a CDS encoding chlorophyll a/b-binding protein — protein sequence MAESTTRFGFVAFAETWNGRLAMLGFVIGLGTELLTGQGILGQLGLG from the coding sequence ATGGCTGAATCCACCACCCGCTTTGGTTTTGTCGCTTTCGCTGAAACCTGGAATGGTCGTCTCGCCATGCTCGGTTTCGTGATCGGACTCGGTACCGAGCTCCTCACCGGCCAAGGAATCCTGGGCCAATTGGGTTTGGGCTGA
- a CDS encoding class I SAM-dependent methyltransferase has product MAAPVPVLNEADRYKLDRSDDALFYAEPRFVQHLDASFRARLTSLYGERIPPCAVVLDLMSSWVSHLPEGIAYQEVIGHGLNAEELKANPRLDRHWVQNLNVDQQLPLANDSVDVALIVAGWQYLQQPEAVAAELLRVIRPRGEVIVAFSNRMFFQKAPQIWTDGGDRDHLAYVTQVLMAQGWGRPELVAEETAAPGALGWLGRKGDPFLAVIAAKPIAS; this is encoded by the coding sequence ATGGCTGCGCCCGTACCGGTGCTAAATGAAGCCGACCGTTACAAGCTCGATCGCTCAGACGACGCTCTTTTTTACGCAGAGCCCCGCTTCGTCCAGCACCTCGATGCCAGCTTCCGGGCCCGGCTGACCTCTCTGTATGGAGAGCGCATCCCCCCTTGCGCCGTGGTGCTGGATCTGATGAGCAGCTGGGTGAGCCATCTACCAGAGGGCATCGCCTATCAGGAGGTGATCGGCCATGGCCTCAATGCCGAAGAGCTCAAAGCCAATCCGCGCCTTGATCGCCATTGGGTGCAAAACCTCAACGTTGATCAGCAGCTACCGCTAGCCAACGACAGCGTGGATGTGGCGCTGATCGTGGCCGGCTGGCAATACCTTCAACAACCGGAAGCTGTAGCCGCCGAGCTGCTGCGGGTGATCCGGCCCAGGGGTGAAGTGATCGTGGCGTTCAGCAACCGGATGTTCTTTCAAAAAGCGCCCCAGATCTGGACCGACGGCGGCGACCGTGATCACTTGGCCTACGTGACCCAGGTATTGATGGCCCAGGGTTGGGGCAGGCCTGAGCTGGTGGCGGAAGAGACAGCAGCCCCAGGAGCTCTCGGCTGGCTTGGCCGCAAAGGCGATCCCTTCTTGGCGGTGATTGCCGCCAAGCCGATTGCCAGCTAG
- a CDS encoding orange carotenoid-binding protein, producing MFTLEKATQIFPDTASADVVPAITARFRLLSAEDQLALIWYAYLEMGNTITVAAPGAARMQFAEPVLNQIKAMSFAEQSQVMCELANRADTQIGRTYACWSVNIKLGFWYQLGEWMAAGFVAPIPEGYQLSPNASAVLSSVKAVDQGQQITLLRNFVVDMGYDPAKGEGQRVMEPIAAPTPQEQRKRVFIEGVINPTVNSYMDLLNANDFDNLIELFLPDGALQAPFQKPIVGRDAILRFFREDCQNLQLLPERGFAEPTEGNFTQIKVTGKVQTPWFGAGVGMNVAWRFLLNPDGKIYFVAIDLLASPADLLKFGR from the coding sequence ATGTTCACGCTTGAGAAGGCAACCCAGATCTTTCCCGATACAGCTTCAGCTGACGTCGTGCCTGCGATCACGGCCCGCTTTCGCTTGCTGAGCGCCGAGGACCAACTGGCTCTGATCTGGTACGCCTATCTCGAAATGGGCAACACGATCACCGTTGCCGCCCCTGGAGCAGCACGGATGCAGTTTGCCGAGCCTGTGCTCAACCAGATCAAGGCGATGAGCTTCGCTGAGCAGAGCCAGGTGATGTGCGAGCTTGCCAATCGCGCCGATACCCAAATCGGTCGCACCTACGCCTGTTGGTCGGTAAATATCAAGCTGGGCTTCTGGTACCAGTTGGGCGAATGGATGGCCGCCGGTTTTGTTGCTCCGATCCCTGAGGGCTACCAGCTGTCGCCCAACGCTTCTGCCGTGCTCAGCTCAGTGAAAGCTGTCGATCAGGGCCAGCAGATCACCCTGCTACGCAACTTTGTGGTTGATATGGGCTACGACCCCGCCAAAGGCGAGGGACAGCGAGTCATGGAGCCCATTGCCGCTCCCACTCCCCAAGAGCAGCGCAAGCGGGTGTTCATCGAGGGCGTTATCAACCCAACGGTGAACAGCTATATGGACCTGCTGAACGCCAACGACTTTGACAATCTGATCGAACTGTTTCTGCCGGATGGTGCCCTACAGGCCCCTTTCCAGAAGCCAATCGTGGGTCGTGACGCGATCCTGCGCTTCTTCCGTGAAGACTGCCAAAATCTGCAGCTTCTTCCTGAGCGAGGCTTTGCTGAGCCCACAGAAGGCAATTTCACCCAAATCAAGGTGACTGGCAAGGTCCAAACCCCCTGGTTTGGAGCCGGCGTTGGTATGAACGTTGCTTGGCGTTTCCTGCTCAACCCTGACGGCAAGATCTACTTCGTGGCCATCGATCTATTGGCTTCGCCTGCAGATTTGCTGAAATTCGGCCGTTGA
- a CDS encoding fatty acid desaturase — translation MSVASRKGLLLAALIMLGWLASLAGLLSWDLNATQLAGPLVWLAIFFGVVGRTLLQTGLFIVGHDAMHGVLWPHWRYGNALLGRIALGLYAALPYQACCRNHQHHHLFTASSADPDFYGDPAAGAIGWYVRFMAGYLTWGQMGRLLTGWTVLSLIACRLAPIGWLNVLLFCTLPLLLSSLQLFVFGTYLPHRGQRLPQRRPHADSLELAPWLSLLACFHFGYHREHHDAPTLAWFELPAQRRRSRSRLSPRLASLLRERAQFT, via the coding sequence TTGAGCGTAGCCAGCCGCAAGGGGCTTCTGCTTGCCGCACTGATAATGCTGGGTTGGCTGGCCAGCCTTGCTGGCCTGTTGAGCTGGGATTTAAACGCCACGCAGCTGGCCGGACCACTGGTTTGGCTGGCGATCTTTTTTGGAGTGGTAGGCCGGACCCTGCTTCAAACAGGCCTATTCATCGTTGGTCACGACGCCATGCATGGGGTGTTGTGGCCCCATTGGCGCTATGGCAATGCCTTGCTGGGCAGGATCGCCCTGGGCCTATATGCGGCGCTTCCTTATCAAGCCTGCTGCCGCAACCATCAACACCACCATCTATTCACTGCAAGCTCCGCTGACCCTGATTTCTACGGGGACCCGGCTGCAGGGGCCATTGGTTGGTATGTCCGTTTCATGGCTGGCTATCTCACCTGGGGGCAGATGGGCCGGTTACTTACCGGCTGGACAGTGTTGTCCTTGATCGCCTGCCGCTTGGCTCCAATCGGCTGGCTGAATGTGCTCCTGTTTTGCACCTTGCCCCTGCTGCTCAGCTCGCTGCAGTTGTTTGTTTTCGGCACCTACCTGCCCCACCGAGGCCAGCGTTTGCCCCAGCGTCGCCCCCATGCCGACAGCCTCGAACTGGCCCCCTGGCTCTCCCTACTGGCCTGTTTCCACTTCGGATATCACCGGGAGCACCATGACGCCCCAACGCTTGCCTGGTTTGAACTTCCGGCCCAGCGGCGTAGGTCTCGCAGCAGGCTGAGTCCCCGACTAGCCTCGCTGCTAAGGGAGAGGGCTCAATTCACATGA
- a CDS encoding Rrf2 family transcriptional regulator: MAVDHCKPMGFSAKIQYGLVALIDLAGAYASGALVQTGEICKRHAIPERYLEQMLTGLRKAGLLTSIRGPRGGFQLALNPDNITVADVVAALEGSSSTEQQREPDDPAFLVLAALEQKLEASKEALLRATTLAQLLREHDAIKQPLPMFYI; this comes from the coding sequence ATGGCAGTTGACCATTGCAAGCCCATGGGCTTCAGCGCCAAAATCCAATATGGATTGGTCGCCCTCATAGACCTCGCCGGGGCTTACGCCTCTGGAGCCTTGGTTCAAACCGGCGAAATCTGCAAGCGCCATGCCATTCCCGAACGCTACCTGGAGCAGATGCTCACCGGCCTGCGCAAGGCCGGACTGCTAACCAGCATCCGTGGACCGAGGGGGGGCTTTCAACTCGCCCTCAATCCAGACAACATCACCGTGGCAGATGTAGTGGCTGCATTGGAAGGCAGCAGCAGCACGGAACAGCAAAGAGAACCAGATGATCCGGCCTTCCTGGTGCTTGCAGCTCTAGAGCAAAAACTGGAAGCCAGTAAGGAAGCCCTTCTCAGAGCCACCACCCTGGCCCAACTGCTGCGCGAGCACGATGCCATAAAGCAGCCCTTGCCGATGTTTTACATCTGA
- a CDS encoding HD domain-containing phosphohydrolase codes for MTKQEDLIQRALLESEQRYRRLFESAQDGILIIDALTGLILEVNPYLCDLLGYPSAEIVGLKLWEIGAFVDKGKSLQAFSDLQDKLYAHYDDMPLLTKAGKSIAVEFVSNVYSVGEAMVIQCNIRDISERKRAEGLQQDYDNAVLAGLSGIVNALTSVLEARDPYTAGHTHRVADLAEAIGRELLLDASTMEGLRISALVHDIGKIAIPAELLTKPTALSIWEMALIKSHVEVGYEVLSEIDFPWPVAKAVHQHHERLDGSGYLQGLEGDAIILEARILAVADTVEAMTTNRPYRFAKGLVEALEVVSAGKNTLFDGNVVDACLALFREKDYSFPQSLARHGGGNS; via the coding sequence GTGACGAAGCAGGAAGATTTAATTCAACGGGCGTTGTTGGAGTCGGAGCAGCGCTACCGGCGTCTTTTTGAGTCTGCCCAAGATGGCATTTTAATAATTGATGCGTTGACTGGCTTGATTCTTGAGGTTAATCCCTACCTCTGCGATCTACTTGGTTACCCCTCTGCTGAAATTGTGGGCTTGAAGTTGTGGGAGATTGGCGCTTTTGTTGATAAGGGTAAATCGCTTCAGGCTTTTTCTGATCTGCAAGACAAGCTCTATGCTCACTATGACGACATGCCTCTGCTCACGAAGGCCGGAAAGTCGATAGCGGTGGAATTTGTTAGCAATGTCTATTCGGTTGGCGAAGCTATGGTGATTCAGTGCAATATTCGTGATATTTCAGAGCGGAAGCGGGCCGAAGGCCTGCAGCAGGACTATGACAATGCGGTGTTGGCCGGCTTAAGTGGCATCGTTAACGCCCTCACCTCGGTGCTGGAGGCGCGCGACCCCTATACCGCTGGGCATACTCACCGAGTGGCGGATCTTGCCGAGGCGATTGGTCGAGAGCTGCTCCTGGATGCCAGCACCATGGAGGGTTTGCGCATTTCCGCACTTGTGCACGACATTGGCAAAATTGCAATTCCTGCTGAATTGCTGACCAAGCCCACTGCTTTGTCTATTTGGGAAATGGCCCTGATTAAGAGCCATGTGGAGGTGGGCTATGAGGTGCTTAGTGAAATTGATTTTCCCTGGCCCGTGGCTAAGGCGGTGCATCAGCACCACGAGCGGCTCGATGGCAGCGGCTACCTTCAAGGGCTCGAGGGCGACGCCATCATTCTCGAAGCCAGGATTCTGGCGGTGGCCGACACCGTAGAAGCGATGACTACCAACCGTCCCTATCGCTTTGCTAAAGGATTAGTGGAGGCGCTGGAGGTAGTTAGTGCGGGCAAAAATACCCTTTTCGATGGAAATGTGGTGGATGCTTGCCTGGCGCTCTTCCGGGAAAAGGATTACTCCTTCCCCCAATCTTTGGCCCGCCACGGCGGCGGTAATAGCTAA
- the lexA gene encoding transcriptional repressor LexA, with translation MPNSSPSHSSHTKTNHSQANQDQQELSSAQQELYDWLSDYIGSNRHSPSIRQMMEAMGLRSPAPIQSRLRHLQQKGWITWQEGQARTLQLLGGMASGIPVLGAVAAGGLVETFDDIQERLDLAPVLDTRGLFALTVNGDSMVDAHIADGDVVLLEPVSDPSRLKAGTIVSALVPGSGTTLKHFHRSGATVTLEAANPAYAPIVLPADQVTVQGKLVAVWRQV, from the coding sequence GTGCCCAATTCCAGCCCCAGCCACTCCAGTCACACCAAAACCAACCACAGCCAAGCCAACCAAGACCAGCAGGAGCTCTCCTCTGCCCAGCAAGAGCTATACGACTGGCTTAGCGACTACATCGGCAGCAACCGCCACAGCCCCTCGATCCGCCAAATGATGGAAGCGATGGGGCTGCGCTCGCCAGCGCCGATCCAGAGCCGTCTGCGCCACCTGCAGCAGAAGGGCTGGATCACCTGGCAAGAGGGCCAAGCCCGCACCCTGCAGCTCCTAGGCGGCATGGCCAGCGGCATCCCAGTGCTCGGCGCCGTAGCCGCCGGCGGCTTGGTTGAAACCTTCGACGACATCCAGGAGCGCCTCGACCTGGCCCCGGTGCTCGATACCCGCGGCCTTTTTGCCCTCACCGTGAACGGCGATTCAATGGTGGACGCCCACATCGCCGACGGGGACGTGGTGCTGCTTGAACCTGTCAGCGACCCGAGCCGGCTCAAAGCAGGCACGATTGTCAGCGCCCTGGTGCCCGGCAGCGGCACCACCTTGAAGCACTTCCACCGCAGCGGCGCCACGGTGACCCTGGAAGCAGCCAATCCGGCCTATGCCCCAATCGTGCTCCCAGCCGACCAGGTAACGGTGCAGGGCAAGCTAGTGGCCGTCTGGCGCCAGGTCTAA
- the argF gene encoding ornithine carbamoyltransferase, with product MAAISAYPPLAELRGQDLLSSADLSGEQTQALLQLASDLKAGRSPVDLGRKTLGLIFSKASTRTRVSFSVAMARLGGQTIDLNPQVSQVGRGEPVADTARVLSRYVDALAIRTFGQGELEEYAHWATIPVINALTDLEHPCQALADYLTLQEAFGAVEGLTLSYVGDGNNVAHSLMLCGALLGVNVRIGCPVGFGPNAAVLEQSLRLAAARGSEVAVLHEPVAAVRGAHALYTDVWASMGQEEEKAERQRAFAGWCLNEELVAEADPSAIVLHCLPAYRGLEISAGAMEGSSSRIFDQAENRLHAQQALLVALLGGA from the coding sequence ATGGCTGCCATCAGTGCCTATCCGCCCCTTGCAGAGCTGCGCGGGCAGGACCTGCTCTCCTCGGCCGACCTCAGCGGCGAACAGACCCAGGCCCTGCTGCAGCTGGCGTCCGACCTAAAGGCCGGCCGCAGCCCCGTTGATTTAGGCCGCAAAACCCTCGGGCTGATCTTCAGCAAGGCCTCCACCCGCACTCGGGTGAGCTTCTCGGTGGCCATGGCCAGGCTTGGTGGCCAAACCATCGATCTCAATCCCCAGGTGAGCCAGGTAGGCCGCGGGGAGCCGGTGGCAGATACGGCGCGGGTGCTGAGCCGCTATGTAGATGCCCTGGCGATCCGCACCTTCGGCCAGGGCGAGCTCGAGGAGTACGCCCACTGGGCCACGATCCCGGTGATCAATGCCCTCACCGACCTCGAGCACCCCTGCCAGGCCCTCGCCGACTACCTGACACTGCAGGAGGCCTTCGGAGCAGTGGAGGGCCTGACCCTCAGCTACGTGGGCGACGGCAACAACGTGGCCCACTCGTTGATGCTCTGCGGCGCCCTGCTCGGGGTGAATGTGCGCATCGGCTGCCCGGTGGGATTTGGACCCAATGCAGCCGTGCTTGAGCAGTCACTACGTCTCGCGGCTGCTCGCGGGTCCGAGGTGGCGGTGCTGCACGAGCCGGTGGCTGCTGTACGCGGCGCCCACGCCCTTTACACAGATGTGTGGGCATCGATGGGGCAGGAGGAGGAAAAGGCAGAGCGACAGAGGGCCTTTGCCGGCTGGTGCCTAAACGAAGAGCTGGTCGCAGAAGCAGATCCAAGCGCAATCGTGCTGCACTGCCTGCCGGCCTATCGCGGCCTGGAAATCAGCGCCGGCGCCATGGAGGGCAGCTCCAGCCGCATATTTGATCAGGCCGAAAACCGCCTCCACGCCCAACAAGCCCTACTGGTAGCACTACTCGGCGGCGCCTGA